In Excalfactoria chinensis isolate bCotChi1 chromosome 5, bCotChi1.hap2, whole genome shotgun sequence, a single genomic region encodes these proteins:
- the AKAP5 gene encoding A-kinase anchor protein 5, translating into MAKAAKEIHMENPSELETPSAGTPCPPLEEQAEKPSMLCFKKRKKRLTTKEACGGASAASEEKNEYISTEPGEAKASAQLRPSRGAWAALKSLTKPRRGQKSSSRKKVSSDSQVQLEMDAEESCAQGLPRKKAGSGVKMPCVRFLRGKKKPSPSEVVEESEDSVQANEVMGILNKAIEELEDMAPEELCDKTESLSPLPAEDMAPAEPCDKAESLSPLPAEDQASVEPCDKAESLTPLPAQNSAPAEPCDKAEPLSPLPAEDMAPVEPCDKAETLTPHRAQNSAPAEPCDKAESLSPLPAEDQAPAEPCGSAEALSTLPAEDMAPAEPCDKAKSLGLLPAQNSVPAEPCDKAESLSPLPAEDQDMSAEGTDADGRSEPSGEARPDVDEHTECITRSEITSLEPVNEPVQEKLTEGSPHQSAAQVEEREVAPEAPVSTDQPNGSPEITELQEIAAVCKELPERDESERNTDLPEECKSEETTTDFSPSVSKDDTTSVQSSSSHREKPEVNMGTGVGIVITITEAMDSDDADSDQAYEPSPVLHHNKQKGNKKSSGSFDFGQKEGPGAGSGAVVEEKGLGDQGHRTSDQYELLLIETASSLVKAAIQSSIEQLVNEMALEQNKHNSFL; encoded by the coding sequence ATGGCAAAGGCAGCTAAGGAAATACACATGGAGAACCCGAGTGAGCTGGAGACTCCTAGTGCAGGGACACCGTGCCCCCCATTGGaagaacaggcagaaaaacCCTCAATGCTCTGCTTTAAGAAGcggaagaagaggctgacaaCTAAAGAAGCGTGTGGAGGAGCTTCTGCAGcctcagaggagaaaaatgagtaCATCAGCACAGAGCCAGGGGAGGCAAAAGCTTCTGCTCAATTGCGACCCTCCAGAGGAGCCTGGGCAGCTCTCAAAAGTCTCACAAAGCCTCGGAGAGGGCAGAAATCCTCTTCGCGGAAGAAGGTGTCCTCCGATTCCCAGGTGCAGCTGGAGATGGATGCGGAGGAGAGCTGTGCACAAGGTCTTCCAAGGAAAAAGGCCGGCTCAGGGGTGAAGATGCCCTGTGTGCGCTTCTTGAGAGGCAAGAAAAAGCCCAGCCCCTCAGAGGTGGTGGAGGAGTCAGAGGACAGCGTCCAAGCAAATGAAGTGATGGGCATTTTGAATAAAGCCATTGAAGAGCTGGAGGACATGGCCCCAGAAGAGCTCTGTGACAAGACTGAGTCCCTCAGTCCGCTCCCTGCAGAGGACATGGCCCCTGCAGAGCCCTGTGACAAGGCTGAGTCCCTCAGCCCTCTCCCTGCTGAGGACCAGGCCTCTGTAGAGCCCTGTGACAAGGCTGAGTCCCTCACTCCACTCCCTGCACAAAACTCAGCCCCTGCAGAACCCTGTGACAAGGCTGAGCCCCTCAGTCCGCTCCCTGCAGAGGACATGGCCCCTGTAGAGCCCTGTGACAAGGCTGAGACCCTCACTCCACACCGTGCACAAAACTCGGCCCCTGCAGAACCCTGTGACAAGGCTGAGTCCCTCAGCCCTCTCCCTGCAGAGGACCAGGCCCCAGCAGAGCCATGCGGCAGTGCTGAAGCCCTAAGCACGCTCCCTGCAGAGGACATGGCTCCTGCAGAGCCCTGTGACAAGGCCAAGTCCCTCGGTCTGCTCCCTGCACAAAACTCAGTCCCAGCGGAGCCCTGTGACAAGGCTGAGTCCCTCAGCCCGCTCCCTGCAGAGGACCAGGACATGTCAGCGGAAGGTACCGATGCTGATGGGAGGAGTGAACCCTCAGGAGAAGCCAGGCCTGATGTGGATGAACACACGGAGTGCATCACTCGGTCAGAAATAACCAGTTTGGAGCCTGTCAATGAGCCGGTGCAGGAAAAGCTGACTGAGGGGAGTCCACACCAATCTGCAGCCCAAGTGGAAGAGAGGGAAGTCGCTCCTGAGGCACCGGTTTCCACAGATCAACCCAACGGCAGCCCTGAAATCACCGAGCTTCAGGAAATAGCCGCCGTCTGCAAGGAGCTTCCTGAGAGGGATGAGTCGGAGAGGAACACTGATCTCCCTGAGGAGTGCAAATCTGAGGAGACCACAACGGATTTCAGCCCATCAGTGTCTAAGGATGATACAACGagtgtgcagagcagctccagccatCGCGAGAAACCAGAAGTCAACATGGGCACCGGCGTTGGCATCGTCATCACCATCACTGAAGCCATGGACTCTGATGACGCTGATTCTGATCAGGCCTATGAGCCATCCCCGGTTTTACATCACAATAAGcaaaaagggaataaaaagtCCAGCGGGAGCTTTGATTTTGGTCAAAAAGAAGGCCCTGGGGCTGGCAGTGGTGCTGTGGTGGAAGAGAAAGGTCTGGGCGACCAGGGACACAGGACTTCGGATCAGTACGAGTTGCTCCTCATAGAAACGGCGTCTTCTCTTGTGAAGGCAGCCATCCAGTCATCCATAGAGCAGCTGGTCAACGAGATGGCTCTGGAACAGAATAAACACAACAGTTTTCTGTGA
- the ZBTB25 gene encoding zinc finger and BTB domain-containing protein 25, producing the protein MDMAGHSLLLLQQLNMQREFGFLCDCTVAIGDVYFKAHRAVLAAFSNYFKMIFIHQTSECIKIQPADIQPDIFSYLLHIMYTGKGPKQAVSQSRLEEGIRFLHADHLSHLAVEMNQTFPSEAVQSSNLYGIQISTAHKAAKERPGAKETLGSVGGRPAAPAEHPQLQLSLAIGLDDSSREQPGTHPTAQPAVLARPAEELPKLSVSIKQEKCEAEPVVSQSCGPPSPDRGNPILAKASLRVHLCHYCGERFDSRAGLREHLHTHVSGSLPFGMPASILESGGLGEVQPLTEGREGGQRLGAFLLREEENPLKHPVCGELEPLQIGQLSLISKDHEPVELNCNFSFSRKRKLGCTVCGRTFFRKSQLLEHMYAHRSKQPKHGRSPRLESPLTPRFRPYGDSDGVGKSPSLSQDHLDECLLESDLVQESVDTILVE; encoded by the exons ATGGACATGGCCGgccacagcctgctcctgctccagcagctgaacATGCAGCGGGAGTTCGGCTTCCTGTGCGACTGCACAGTTGCCATTGGAGATGTTTACTTCAAAGCCCACAGAGCGGTGCTCGCTGCTTTCTCAAACTATTTTAAGATGATATTTATCCATCAGACAAG TGAGTGCATAAAGATTCAGCCCGCAGACATCCAGCCGGACATTTTCAGCTACCTCCTGCACATCATGTACACTGGGAAGGGCCCAAAGCAGGCAGTCAGCCAGAGCCGGCTGGAGGAAGGCATCCGCTTCCTGCACGCTGACCACCTTTCCCACCTCGCTGTCGAGATGAACCAGACCTTTCCCTCCGAGGCCGTGCAGTCCTCAAACCTCTATGGGATCCAGATCTCCACTGCGCACAAAGCAGCAAAGGAACGGCCGGGCGCCAAGGAGACGCTGGGCAGTGTGGGGGGCCGGCCTGCTGCCCCAGCTGAGCACCcgcagctgcagctctccctcGCCATCGGCCTGGACGACAGCAGCCGCGAGCAGCCGGGCACAcaccccacagcccagcccGCGGTGCTGGCCAGGCCGGCGGAGGAGTTGCCGAAGCTTTCAGTCTCCATCAAGCAGGAGAAGTGCGAGGCTGAGCCTGTggtgtcccagagctgtggcCCCCCTTCCCCTGACAGAGGAAACCCCATCCTTGCCAAGGCCAGCCTCAGGGTGCATCTGTGTCACTACTGCGGGGAGCGCTTTGACTCGCGGGCTGGGCTGCGGGAGCACCTGCACACCCATGTTTCGGGCTCGCTGCCCTTCGGCATGCCGGCCTCCATCTTGGAGAGCGGCGGGCTTGGCGAGGTGCAGCCCCTGACAGAGGGCAGGGAGGGCGGGCAGCGCCTCGGGGCCTTCCTCCTCAGGGAGGAGGAGAACCCGCTGAAGCACCCGGTCTGTGGTGAGCTCGAGCCCCTGCAGATTGGGCAGCTCTCCCTCATCTCAAAGGACCACGAGCCAGTGGAGCTGAACTGTAACTTTTCCTtctcaagaaagagaaaattggGCTGCACCGTCTGCGGCCGCACGTTTTTCCGGAAGagccagctgctggagcacatgTACGCACACCGCAGCAAGCAGCCCAAGCACGGCCGCAGCCCACGGCTGGAGAGTCCCCTCACCCCCAGGTTCCGGCCCTACGGTGACAGCGATGGCGTGGGGAAGAGTCCCAGCTTGTCCCAGGATCACTTGGATGAGTGTTTACTGGAGTCTGATCTCGTCCAGGAAAGCGTGGATACGATCCTGGTAGAGTAG